The segment CTCTCGGTTGTGAGCACCGAGGCTTCGCCGCTCAAACCCGCGATCTGCATCGCGAGCTTTGCCACGACCCTCGGCGCCCCGCGGCGCTCCCTCGTCTTGGACATGACCCTTCCTCCCACGCGGCCCGGGGCCGCCCGATTCAGCGGCGCCTGCCTTTGCGGCCTGCGCCAACCTTACGCCGCAAACGTTCCGGACGTTTCGCCCGTCGCTCCGCGCGCGTCCGGAGCCCGAGCTCGATCTCCCGCCGCTCGAGATCCGCGCGGGCGATCACGACGTCCACCGAGTCCCCCAACCCAAAGCGGTGCCGGGTCCGCTTGGAGCGAAACGAGAAGCCGTGCTCGGCAAGGGACAACGACGGATCACCGATCGCCCGTTTCGGCAAGAACCCTTCAATGTTCCACCCTTCGAGGAAAACGAAAAGCCCTCCCGGGGTGAGCCCCACGATTGTCCCTCGGGCTTCTTCCCCCAACCGCTGCAAGGCGTACCGAACGGCCTTCAGCTTTAGGACCCCGCGCTCGGCATCGTCCGCCGTCATTTCGGTCGCGGAAATGTGCGACGCCACCCCGGCGCTCATCGCTTTCGAAGCGAAGGTCCATGGATCGCCGCCGGGACGCTTGTGCCCGTCGAGAAGATAGCGCTTCACGATTCGATGATTGGCGAGATCGGCGTAACGGCGGATTGGAGACGTGAAGTGCGCGTAACCTCGCATCCCCAATCCGAAGTGGCCGACGTCCACGAGATCGTAGCGCGCCTTCTCGAGGGCCCGAAGCAAATAAAGGTTCACGATCCGGTCGCGCGTCGTCTTCCCTGACGTCGCCCACCTGCGGAGCTGTTTCGCCTCCGTCACGAGGGGCGCGGGTCCCGAACGGCCCAGGTACCGGGCCGCCTCGAAAAACGCACGTAGTTTATCATACCGCGGGCGCTCGTGAACCCTATAGAAAAAGGGCAGCTCGTGCGCGAGAGCACGGCTTCCGACGATGCGATTCGCCAGCAGCATGAATTCCTCGACCAGCTCGTGCGTGGGGAGCCGCCTCACCTCTTCGAATGCGATCGCCTCGCCGCGCGAATCCAGCCGCGCGCGCACTTCGGGAAGATCGAGGTCGAGCCCCCCTTCCTCCATGCGGCGGCGCTTGAGCCCTCGGGCGAGGCGATCGAGCAGGCTGAGCGCGGCGGGGATCCCTCCGCCCCCTTCCCCGAGGAGCCGCGCGGCCTCGGGATAGGAGAGGGAGGCCGCGCTCCGGATGACGCCGGTCACAACGCGGCTCTTTCCGACCCGTCCTTCCTCGTCGATCTCCACGACGACGCTCACGGTGAGGCGGTCCTTGCCTTCGACCAGACTGCAGAGGCCGCCGGAGAGCGCCTCGGGGAGCATCGGATAGGTTGTATCGGCGAGGTAGGCACTGTTGCCGCGCGCCTGGGCCTCGGTGTCGAGCGCGCCGCCGCTCCCGACGTAGTGGCTCACGTCCGCGATGTGGACGCCGATTTCGTGCACTCCTCCCGACGAGGCATGCACGGAGAGGGCATCGTCGTGATCCTTGGCGTCCTCGGGATCGATCGTGAGCACGAGGTCGCGCCGGAAATCGGCCCTTCCCTGGGATGCGTGCGCCACGGACGATTCCGCGAATCCCGCCGCCTCCTCGAGGGCCTCCGGGGCGAA is part of the Candidatus Eisenbacteria bacterium genome and harbors:
- a CDS encoding VacB/RNase II family 3'-5' exoribonuclease; this encodes MTTRPRVGRLERTRFGYGFVRVGEGEDDLFIPPFAMGAALHGDLVVASFLETRREGDAHEIVEVLERGQSGIVGRIEPRGRMTLLLPERPEYPREVLLALHGRASVSRGGRVVVRLKRTPPEPLQGSIVATLGIDDPREDSFVVALEEGIATEFAPEALEEAAGFAESSVAHASQGRADFRRDLVLTIDPEDAKDHDDALSVHASSGGVHEIGVHIADVSHYVGSGGALDTEAQARGNSAYLADTTYPMLPEALSGGLCSLVEGKDRLTVSVVVEIDEEGRVGKSRVVTGVIRSAASLSYPEAARLLGEGGGGIPAALSLLDRLARGLKRRRMEEGGLDLDLPEVRARLDSRGEAIAFEEVRRLPTHELVEEFMLLANRIVGSRALAHELPFFYRVHERPRYDKLRAFFEAARYLGRSGPAPLVTEAKQLRRWATSGKTTRDRIVNLYLLRALEKARYDLVDVGHFGLGMRGYAHFTSPIRRYADLANHRIVKRYLLDGHKRPGGDPWTFASKAMSAGVASHISATEMTADDAERGVLKLKAVRYALQRLGEEARGTIVGLTPGGLFVFLEGWNIEGFLPKRAIGDPSLSLAEHGFSFRSKRTRHRFGLGDSVDVVIARADLERREIELGLRTRAERRAKRPERLRRKVGAGRKGRRR